In Argonema galeatum A003/A1, one genomic interval encodes:
- a CDS encoding methyltransferase family protein, protein MNIFTKWGFTREGWRNNSRGEYWVLLQGALIVGLIILPVYRPTWLNLPSSEWLYFSWVIAALLAIAALTLFLKGLLDLGQQLTPLPYPIEEGQIVQSGVYSVVRHPVYSGVILAAFSWAIFQLSLSHLIAIVIIFAFFDAKANREETWLTEKYPDYSDYSKRVKKLIPWLY, encoded by the coding sequence ATGAACATCTTCACAAAATGGGGCTTCACCCGCGAAGGGTGGCGCAATAACAGTCGCGGCGAATACTGGGTTTTACTTCAAGGCGCTTTGATAGTAGGTTTGATTATTTTGCCCGTTTACCGACCAACTTGGTTAAATCTTCCTTCTTCTGAGTGGTTATATTTCAGTTGGGTTATTGCTGCGTTATTAGCAATAGCAGCATTAACTCTATTTCTCAAAGGATTGCTAGATTTGGGACAGCAGCTAACACCATTGCCTTATCCAATAGAAGAAGGGCAGATAGTTCAGTCTGGTGTCTACAGCGTGGTGCGACATCCCGTGTACAGTGGCGTGATTTTAGCTGCATTTAGCTGGGCAATTTTTCAACTCAGTTTATCTCATTTAATCGCAATAGTTATTATCTTTGCTTTTTTCGATGCCAAAGCTAACCGCGAAGAAACTTGGTTAACCGAAAAGTACCCTGATTATTCAGATTACAGCAAACGAGTGAAAAAACTGATTCCTTGGTTGTATTGA
- a CDS encoding aldo/keto reductase, protein MATEVQAIALGKNGLTVTPLCIGTWAWGDKLFWNYGSNYGESQLWEAFKASLDAGVNFFDTAEIYGMGLSEELLGKFMQQTEQKVQIATKYGPLPWRFTAESVSEALTASLKRLRVQQVDLYQVHWPFAFLMSQDTLMNALADEVKRGRIAAVGVSNYSSEQMREAHQILASRGVPLATNQVRYSLLTRQVESKGIVSTAKQLGVTILAYSPLAQGLVTGKYTLENYQEPKDARRFDSRFSRSGLEKIAPVISLLRQLGEKHDRTPAQVALNWLIAQGNIIPIPGAKTAEQARQNAGALGWRLSDDEVAQIENASRPWLA, encoded by the coding sequence ATGGCAACAGAAGTGCAAGCGATCGCTCTGGGGAAAAATGGCCTTACCGTCACACCTCTGTGTATCGGCACTTGGGCTTGGGGTGACAAACTGTTTTGGAATTACGGCAGTAACTACGGGGAATCCCAGCTGTGGGAAGCTTTTAAGGCGTCTCTGGATGCTGGCGTTAACTTTTTTGACACGGCAGAAATTTACGGCATGGGACTGTCAGAGGAGCTGCTGGGAAAGTTCATGCAGCAAACAGAGCAAAAAGTCCAAATTGCCACTAAATACGGCCCCTTGCCCTGGAGATTTACAGCAGAGTCGGTTTCTGAGGCTCTGACGGCAAGTTTGAAACGCCTGCGAGTCCAGCAAGTCGATCTCTACCAGGTACACTGGCCTTTTGCCTTCTTGATGAGTCAAGACACGCTGATGAACGCCTTGGCGGATGAAGTAAAACGAGGCAGAATAGCCGCAGTGGGTGTCAGCAACTACTCATCCGAACAGATGCGGGAAGCCCACCAAATCTTGGCGTCTAGGGGTGTGCCTTTAGCTACGAATCAGGTGCGTTATTCCCTGCTAACGCGACAGGTTGAAAGTAAAGGAATCGTTAGTACTGCTAAACAGCTGGGTGTCACCATCCTCGCATATAGCCCCCTGGCGCAAGGCTTGGTTACTGGCAAATACACACTTGAAAATTATCAAGAACCGAAAGATGCTCGCCGATTCGATTCCCGCTTCAGTCGTAGCGGTTTAGAAAAAATCGCGCCTGTAATATCTCTACTGCGTCAGTTGGGAGAAAAGCACGATCGCACCCCGGCTCAAGTTGCGCTTAATTGGTTAATCGCACAAGGGAATATTATACCAATTCCGGGTGCTAAAACAGCGGAACAAGCTCGGCAGAATGCTGGTGCGTTGGGTTGGCGACTCAGCGATGATGAAGTTGCTCAGATCGAAAATGCGAGTCGCCCCTGGTTAGCATGA
- a CDS encoding ABC transporter permease, with amino-acid sequence MRGVVSQAGRFYRNLPPNNPWCAKLDLLKALVLRDLEARYKGAVLGNFWPLLNQLSQLLIYTYVFAIVLRVKLSLQGLPENKLTFGLWIFAGLLPWTAFISGLLPAAVSVLSQPNLVKKVVFPLALLPLVPVFSAFVESTIGIMGLILLVGITTHTIHSTLLLLPLVWLPQLLLTAGLSYLVAGLTVFLRDVPQTLGVVTNLWFYLTPIVYPASLIPAQWRIWVFWLNPMTAIAETYRDLILEGNVKHWQEWGIASLVSLVVFYGGLQVYRRLRPAFADVL; translated from the coding sequence ATGAGAGGAGTTGTTAGTCAAGCTGGGAGATTTTACCGCAATTTGCCGCCCAATAACCCGTGGTGCGCTAAGTTGGATCTCCTAAAAGCGTTGGTACTGCGAGACTTAGAGGCTCGATATAAAGGCGCTGTTTTGGGCAATTTTTGGCCGTTACTGAACCAATTATCCCAATTACTGATTTATACTTACGTTTTTGCGATCGTTCTCAGAGTTAAACTCAGCCTGCAAGGATTGCCAGAAAATAAGTTAACCTTTGGTCTGTGGATATTTGCGGGATTGCTGCCTTGGACTGCATTCATCAGTGGTTTGTTACCAGCAGCAGTTTCCGTACTCAGCCAACCCAATCTGGTAAAAAAGGTGGTGTTTCCCTTGGCGCTGTTGCCTTTGGTGCCAGTGTTTTCCGCCTTTGTGGAAAGTACGATCGGGATAATGGGGTTGATTTTGTTAGTTGGGATAACAACCCATACCATTCACAGTACCCTTTTGTTACTGCCGCTGGTCTGGTTGCCCCAGTTGCTTTTAACGGCAGGTTTAAGTTATTTAGTAGCAGGGCTAACTGTATTTCTGCGGGATGTACCCCAAACCTTGGGGGTAGTTACAAATCTATGGTTTTACCTGACTCCGATCGTCTACCCTGCTTCCCTAATTCCAGCACAATGGCGTATTTGGGTATTTTGGTTGAATCCCATGACTGCGATCGCCGAAACTTATCGTGACCTTATCTTAGAAGGCAACGTGAAGCACTGGCAAGAATGGGGGATAGCTTCTTTGGTTTCTTTAGTGGTGTTCTATGGCGGCTTACAAGTTTATCGGCGATTGCGTCCGGCATTTGCTGATGTGCTTTAA
- a CDS encoding BCD family MFS transporter has product MSSGDLSDLQIEENSKQLPRLNLLAMLRLGLLQIGLGMMSVLVFGVLNRVLIRELGVPATLATIILALTLFVAPARVWFGQMSDTKPLWGYHRTGYIWIGAASLAIIAFIAVQVMWQVGGSLKAEGWTSQTYGWTALLAFLFALYGVAVSACSTPFATLLVDVSDEDNRSQLVGIDWSMLMTGIIIGAITIGVLLKKLTLNAPIEDLQAAINRLFSIVPAIVFGLAMLATWGMEKKYSRYTLRSTLVNREEKITLDRAWRILTASRQTQVFFTFLVMMTLGLFIQDAVLETYGGDVFKMQVGETASLNAFWGTGTLFGLLAAGFLLAPRIGKRNTTKVGCVSVVVSLIWVVLSGFTHNSTFLLIALLLFGLCSGVATTGALSLMLDLTAAETAGTFIGAWGLAQAMARGVATIAGGALLDVGKKLFPDLVLAYGLVFVVQGLAMLLAVWYLGRVNVTEFRTNAREAIASVLQNELD; this is encoded by the coding sequence ATGTCTAGTGGAGACTTATCAGATTTGCAGATAGAAGAAAATTCCAAGCAGTTGCCCAGACTTAATCTGCTCGCCATGTTAAGACTGGGGTTATTGCAAATCGGGCTGGGTATGATGTCAGTTCTCGTTTTTGGCGTCCTCAACCGCGTGCTGATCAGAGAGTTGGGAGTGCCAGCAACGCTTGCTACAATCATCCTTGCCCTAACTTTATTTGTAGCACCAGCGCGAGTTTGGTTTGGGCAGATGTCTGACACCAAGCCCTTGTGGGGATATCATCGCACGGGATATATCTGGATTGGCGCGGCAAGTCTGGCAATAATTGCATTTATAGCTGTGCAAGTAATGTGGCAGGTGGGCGGTAGTTTGAAAGCAGAAGGCTGGACGAGCCAAACCTACGGCTGGACTGCCTTGCTAGCGTTTTTGTTTGCACTTTACGGTGTGGCAGTCAGCGCCTGTTCTACGCCTTTTGCGACATTGCTGGTGGATGTTTCCGACGAGGATAATCGCTCTCAACTGGTGGGAATAGACTGGTCGATGCTAATGACGGGAATTATTATCGGAGCAATTACCATTGGCGTCTTGCTGAAAAAATTAACTTTAAATGCGCCCATTGAGGATCTACAAGCAGCAATTAATCGCTTATTTTCGATCGTGCCTGCGATCGTCTTTGGGCTAGCAATGCTTGCAACTTGGGGGATGGAGAAAAAATATTCCCGCTATACTTTGCGATCGACATTAGTTAACCGGGAAGAAAAGATTACCCTAGATAGAGCTTGGCGCATCTTAACTGCTAGTCGGCAAACTCAAGTATTTTTTACCTTTTTGGTAATGATGACGCTGGGCTTATTTATCCAAGATGCCGTCCTGGAAACTTATGGCGGTGATGTCTTCAAAATGCAAGTAGGCGAAACGGCTAGTCTGAACGCCTTCTGGGGTACTGGGACATTATTTGGTCTGCTCGCCGCTGGGTTCCTTCTGGCTCCGCGTATCGGTAAGCGCAATACTACTAAAGTAGGCTGCGTGTCAGTGGTTGTCTCTTTGATCTGGGTAGTTCTGTCGGGATTTACCCATAATTCAACATTCCTTCTGATCGCTCTTTTACTATTCGGTTTGTGTTCTGGAGTGGCAACGACCGGAGCGCTGAGTCTGATGTTAGATTTAACAGCAGCGGAAACGGCAGGCACGTTTATTGGCGCTTGGGGATTGGCACAGGCTATGGCGCGAGGAGTGGCGACAATCGCCGGAGGCGCACTTTTAGATGTGGGCAAGAAATTGTTTCCCGATTTGGTGTTAGCCTACGGACTGGTTTTTGTAGTGCAAGGATTGGCAATGCTTTTGGCAGTTTGGTATTTGGGAAGAGTGAATGTGACGGAATTCCGCACCAATGCACGGGAAGCGATCGCATCTGTCCTCCAAAACGAGCTAGATTGA
- a CDS encoding ChaN family lipoprotein has translation MRKRQIARLCALSLGIILFCTQMASAQRLSSPRQLPTYNPQTVLQQLTQANVVYLGETHNNPEDHLIQLQIIEELHRQNPNIAIAMEMFQRPFQFQLDRYIANDLTELQLRDRTDYKDRWGYPWEYYAPILRFAKANRLPVLAMNTPTEITRKVARNGLESLSQSEQQDIPPFSEIRTDNPAYRQLMLDIYQQMHQGLGGNNSFERFFQAQVLWDETMAEVIAKFLQANPDFQVVAIVGQGHIIYGHGIPTRVARRLGTANLVQRTVLLNPPANAQFKTDRSAADFIWRTRFE, from the coding sequence ATGAGAAAACGCCAAATTGCCCGTCTATGCGCCTTGTCGCTCGGCATCATCCTGTTCTGCACCCAGATGGCATCTGCACAAAGGTTATCCAGTCCTCGCCAGCTGCCCACTTACAATCCCCAAACCGTGTTGCAGCAACTAACACAGGCAAATGTTGTGTACCTGGGGGAAACACACAACAACCCTGAAGACCACTTGATTCAACTACAGATTATTGAGGAACTTCATCGGCAAAATCCTAATATTGCGATCGCAATGGAAATGTTCCAGCGGCCCTTTCAGTTCCAACTCGATCGCTACATAGCCAACGACCTAACCGAACTGCAACTCCGGGATAGAACTGACTATAAAGACCGATGGGGCTACCCCTGGGAATACTATGCCCCCATTCTGCGGTTTGCCAAGGCCAATCGACTGCCAGTGTTAGCCATGAATACACCTACTGAAATAACGCGCAAGGTCGCCCGTAACGGCTTAGAAAGCTTGTCCCAGTCAGAGCAGCAAGATATCCCACCCTTCTCAGAAATTCGCACGGATAACCCAGCCTATCGTCAGTTGATGCTAGATATCTACCAACAAATGCACCAAGGGCTCGGTGGCAATAATAGCTTTGAGCGATTTTTTCAAGCCCAGGTTTTATGGGATGAAACGATGGCGGAAGTTATTGCCAAGTTTTTGCAAGCTAACCCAGATTTTCAAGTAGTGGCGATAGTTGGTCAGGGTCACATTATCTACGGACATGGAATTCCGACGCGGGTTGCGAGACGACTGGGGACTGCTAACTTAGTTCAGCGTACAGTGCTATTAAATCCCCCCGCAAACGCCCAATTCAAAACAGACAGGTCAGCTGCCGACTTTATTTGGAGAACCAGGTTTGAGTAG
- a CDS encoding ABC transporter ATP-binding protein codes for MTEIAISLTNISKCFKCYTRPADRLKDLLLPGKSKANEFWALRDMNLEVPKGQTLGIVGRNGSGKSTLLQIIVGTLTPTTGKVGVNGRIAALLELGSGFNPEFTGRQNVFFNGRLMGLSQKEIEAKFDEIVAFADIGDFLDHPVKTYSSGMFVRLAFAVSTSVDPDILVVDEALSVGDEAFQRKCFARIQSIRARGGTILFVSHSATSVIEICDAAILMDRGEKLLFHHPKFVVDKYHKLMYAPEDKVQHLREEIRELQRSVSYDSLKQHVSILENKSSAIVSEQSESESESDLQEIREFYDPELVPTNTISYVPRGAKITNPHITMPDGKVVNHLVGRKEYIYTYSVSFLKHAQQVRFGMLVKTVSGLELGGASFTASSQCINDIEPETIVIVKFPFKCLLNPGVYFLNAGVTGLVDGHFTYLARHIDVAMFRVQPETNSYASGIVDLMIEPSLTINADLIEKYQEINVV; via the coding sequence ATGACTGAAATAGCAATTTCTCTCACCAATATCTCCAAGTGCTTTAAATGCTATACTCGTCCTGCCGATCGGTTGAAAGATTTATTACTACCAGGAAAAAGCAAAGCAAATGAATTTTGGGCACTGCGAGACATGAACCTGGAAGTTCCCAAAGGACAAACCTTGGGAATTGTCGGACGTAACGGTTCTGGCAAAAGTACTCTGCTCCAAATTATCGTAGGCACTCTGACACCAACTACAGGTAAAGTGGGGGTAAACGGCAGAATAGCCGCATTGCTGGAGCTAGGTAGCGGATTTAACCCAGAATTTACCGGCAGACAAAATGTGTTTTTTAACGGTCGGTTAATGGGGTTGAGCCAAAAGGAAATTGAAGCTAAGTTTGATGAAATTGTTGCCTTTGCAGATATTGGCGATTTTCTCGATCACCCTGTCAAAACTTATTCCAGCGGAATGTTCGTAAGGTTGGCGTTTGCAGTTTCCACTAGCGTCGATCCAGATATTCTCGTAGTAGATGAAGCTCTCTCCGTTGGAGATGAAGCTTTTCAGCGTAAATGCTTCGCTCGCATTCAATCAATCCGAGCTAGAGGTGGAACAATTCTGTTTGTTTCTCACTCAGCAACTTCGGTTATAGAAATCTGCGATGCCGCAATATTGATGGATAGAGGCGAAAAACTACTCTTTCACCATCCTAAGTTTGTTGTCGATAAATATCATAAACTGATGTATGCGCCGGAAGATAAAGTGCAGCATTTACGCGAAGAAATACGGGAACTGCAAAGAAGTGTTAGCTATGATTCATTGAAACAGCACGTTTCCATTTTAGAAAATAAATCATCTGCGATTGTTTCCGAGCAGTCCGAATCGGAATCAGAATCTGATTTACAAGAAATCCGAGAATTTTACGACCCGGAGTTGGTTCCGACAAACACAATTTCCTATGTGCCTCGTGGAGCTAAAATTACTAATCCCCACATAACCATGCCTGATGGGAAAGTGGTCAATCATCTGGTTGGACGGAAAGAGTACATTTACACTTACTCCGTTTCGTTTCTCAAACACGCTCAACAAGTTCGGTTTGGTATGCTGGTTAAAACAGTGTCTGGATTGGAACTTGGAGGAGCTTCTTTTACTGCATCGTCTCAATGTATTAACGACATTGAACCGGAGACGATAGTAATAGTAAAGTTTCCCTTCAAATGTCTGCTTAATCCTGGTGTTTATTTTTTAAATGCAGGTGTTACGGGGTTAGTTGACGGACATTTTACGTATCTTGCCAGACATATTGATGTGGCAATGTTTAGAGTCCAACCCGAAACTAATTCCTACGCTAGTGGTATAGTTGACTTGATGATTGAGCCAAGTTTAACTATCAATGCCGATTTGATAGAAAAATATCAAGAAATTAACGTTGTTTGA
- the chlG gene encoding chlorophyll synthase ChlG: MSDPTPSQFSTNPETPTQDLPQPTPVEVNPSIEAPIAASNSARTRQMLGMKGAASGETNIWKIRLQLMKPITWIPLIWGVVCGAASSGNYSWTLENVLIAAACMLMSGPLLTGYTQTVNDFYDKDIDAINEPYRPIPSGAIAIPQVVKQIWVLLLAGIGVAFVLDLWAGHSFPTIAVLALGGSFISYIYSAPPLKLKKNGWLGNYALGASYIALPWWAGHALFGDLNATIVVLTLLYSLAGLGIAIVNDFKSVEGDRELGLQSLPVMFGVSTAAWICVLMIDIFQGAIAAYLIAIHQNLYATILLLLVIPQITFQDMYFLRDPLKNDVKYQASAQPFLVLGMLVAGLALGHAGV, translated from the coding sequence ATGTCTGACCCGACTCCTTCCCAGTTTTCCACAAACCCCGAAACCCCTACTCAAGATCTGCCACAACCGACACCAGTGGAGGTGAATCCCAGTATTGAGGCTCCTATAGCTGCCAGCAATAGTGCTAGAACGCGACAGATGCTGGGTATGAAAGGTGCCGCATCTGGAGAAACCAACATTTGGAAAATCCGCCTGCAATTGATGAAGCCAATTACCTGGATTCCCCTAATTTGGGGCGTCGTATGCGGTGCGGCTTCATCTGGCAACTACAGCTGGACGCTGGAAAATGTGCTGATAGCAGCCGCTTGTATGTTGATGTCGGGGCCATTGCTGACGGGTTATACCCAAACCGTGAATGATTTCTACGACAAGGATATCGACGCGATTAACGAACCCTATCGCCCGATTCCTTCAGGGGCAATTGCTATTCCCCAAGTGGTGAAGCAGATTTGGGTGCTGTTACTCGCTGGTATTGGGGTGGCATTCGTCCTAGATTTGTGGGCTGGTCACAGTTTTCCCACGATTGCTGTTCTAGCTTTGGGCGGTTCGTTTATATCCTACATTTATTCAGCTCCACCCCTGAAACTGAAAAAAAATGGCTGGCTGGGCAATTATGCTTTGGGTGCCAGTTACATTGCTTTGCCTTGGTGGGCGGGTCATGCTTTGTTTGGCGACCTCAATGCCACGATCGTTGTTCTGACTCTGTTATATAGTTTGGCAGGATTGGGAATTGCGATCGTCAATGACTTCAAAAGTGTGGAGGGAGACAGAGAATTAGGTTTGCAGTCGCTGCCGGTGATGTTTGGCGTCAGCACGGCGGCTTGGATTTGTGTGCTGATGATTGATATATTTCAAGGTGCGATCGCAGCTTACTTGATCGCCATTCACCAAAACTTATACGCTACAATTCTGCTGCTGCTAGTTATCCCGCAAATCACTTTTCAGGATATGTATTTCCTGCGCGATCCTCTGAAAAATGATGTAAAGTATCAGGCAAGTGCCCAGCCTTTTCTGGTTTTAGGAATGCTGGTGGCAGGTTTGGCTTTAGGGCACGCAGGCGTTTAA
- a CDS encoding inositol monophosphatase family protein, with the protein MTNFWETVLNFAQTTTARLSTKLVQDFGQLQPSLKTDGSLITTDDKWADDEIRNAIYDTFPSHDVLSEEGDHIFGGAEWCWVIDPIDGTTNFTRGIPIWGISMGLLYQGEPVFGYVHFPTIGQSFHGYWYGSSSANGSNGAFLNNRPIHTSSDSPSNSHFFNVCARSIAVFQKPLPCKVRMLGVTTYNFLSVAAGAALAGVESTPKVWDLAAVWAIVQAAGGVLVPLQEESVFPLKEGEDYSDRSFPTLVVSRAELLTVFQPLVQFLGEKR; encoded by the coding sequence ATGACCAATTTTTGGGAAACAGTTTTAAATTTTGCTCAAACAACTACTGCCAGACTTAGCACCAAACTGGTGCAAGATTTCGGGCAGTTGCAGCCGTCTCTAAAAACTGATGGCAGTTTGATAACGACAGATGATAAGTGGGCGGATGACGAAATTCGCAATGCAATTTATGACACTTTCCCCAGCCACGATGTTTTAAGCGAAGAAGGAGATCACATTTTTGGCGGTGCCGAATGGTGCTGGGTGATTGACCCTATTGACGGTACGACTAACTTTACGCGCGGAATTCCGATTTGGGGAATTTCGATGGGATTGTTATATCAAGGAGAACCTGTATTTGGATACGTACATTTTCCTACGATCGGTCAATCTTTTCACGGTTACTGGTATGGCTCATCTTCAGCTAATGGTTCTAATGGTGCTTTTTTGAACAATCGCCCCATCCACACCAGTAGCGATTCTCCTAGCAACAGTCACTTTTTCAACGTTTGTGCGCGAAGTATTGCTGTTTTCCAAAAGCCGCTTCCCTGCAAAGTTCGGATGCTGGGCGTCACTACCTACAATTTTTTGTCTGTTGCTGCTGGTGCTGCCTTGGCGGGTGTCGAGTCTACGCCAAAAGTGTGGGATCTGGCGGCTGTTTGGGCAATTGTTCAGGCAGCTGGCGGTGTTTTGGTTCCTTTGCAAGAAGAGTCGGTGTTTCCTTTAAAAGAAGGGGAGGATTATAGCGATCGCTCTTTCCCAACTTTGGTAGTCAGTCGAGCTGAATTGCTGACCGTGTTTCAACCGTTAGTGCAATTCCTGGGCGAAAAGCGATAA
- a CDS encoding sensor histidine kinase, producing MTSQKELLQLKSKFFASIAHDFRTPLTAILLSTELLENYGNICSEEQKRQYLRCIREAAEQINELFNEALTNYDADDDME from the coding sequence ATGACATCACAAAAAGAACTACTCCAACTCAAATCCAAATTTTTCGCCTCAATTGCTCACGATTTCCGCACTCCATTGACCGCCATTTTACTATCTACAGAATTACTAGAAAATTACGGCAATATATGCAGTGAGGAGCAAAAACGACAATATCTTCGTTGTATTAGAGAAGCAGCAGAACAAATCAACGAGTTATTCAATGAAGCTTTAACCAATTATGATGCAGACGACGACATGGAGTGA
- a CDS encoding ArsA family ATPase codes for MSLILTFLGKGGTGRTTVAIAAAKQLASQGKRVLLAGQGSDPALSLILGATLGPDPQELATNFQGVQFQTAQLLERSWEEIKQLEAQYLRTPIVKEVFGQELGVLPGMDSALALNALREYDASGKYDAIVYDGTGDQTMLRMLGMPEIVSWYIRRFRNLFLNSDLGKTVSPFIQPVASAVLNVNWGEDNFAQPTNQVNNLLDQGKDAVANPNRMAAYLVTTGDPTALATAKYLWGSAQQIGLTVGGVILNQATMADTVAAEVAQNLAQVYETFDRETAAIDTVTAAFSPLPAIAIPTRTGGDWQPLMNAMPDFRQAYRAPKPIEIDIPARQVRLFLPGFDKKQVKLTQNGPEVTIEAGDQRRNIFLPPQLSGQSVKGAKFQNSYLTISF; via the coding sequence ATGTCCCTGATTTTGACATTTTTGGGCAAGGGTGGCACTGGTCGCACTACAGTGGCGATCGCAGCTGCCAAACAGCTAGCTAGTCAAGGAAAGCGCGTGCTGCTGGCCGGACAGGGCTCTGACCCGGCGCTGAGCTTAATTTTAGGTGCCACCCTTGGCCCCGACCCCCAGGAACTAGCGACTAATTTCCAGGGGGTGCAGTTCCAGACAGCCCAGCTGCTGGAACGCAGTTGGGAAGAGATCAAACAGCTGGAAGCGCAATACCTCCGCACGCCGATCGTCAAAGAGGTATTCGGTCAAGAGTTGGGCGTCCTGCCGGGGATGGATAGTGCGTTGGCATTAAACGCCCTTCGGGAGTACGATGCTTCCGGCAAATACGATGCGATTGTCTATGACGGAACGGGCGACCAAACGATGCTGCGGATGCTGGGAATGCCGGAGATTGTCAGCTGGTACATCCGCCGCTTTCGGAATTTATTTCTTAATTCCGACTTGGGTAAAACTGTATCGCCGTTTATCCAACCCGTCGCCAGCGCTGTTTTAAACGTGAATTGGGGCGAGGATAACTTCGCTCAACCCACTAACCAGGTCAACAATTTGTTAGACCAAGGCAAGGACGCAGTTGCCAATCCCAACCGGATGGCGGCTTATCTGGTGACCACTGGCGACCCAACTGCTCTAGCTACGGCAAAATATCTCTGGGGTAGCGCCCAACAAATCGGTTTAACCGTTGGCGGCGTTATTCTCAATCAAGCGACAATGGCAGACACCGTGGCAGCTGAAGTTGCACAAAACCTGGCGCAGGTTTACGAGACATTCGATCGCGAAACGGCTGCTATCGACACCGTTACCGCTGCGTTTTCCCCTCTGCCTGCGATCGCCATTCCCACCCGCACCGGGGGCGACTGGCAACCCCTAATGAACGCTATGCCAGATTTCCGTCAAGCTTATCGGGCTCCCAAACCCATAGAAATTGACATTCCGGCTCGCCAAGTACGGTTATTCTTGCCCGGTTTTGACAAAAAGCAGGTTAAACTCACCCAGAACGGCCCAGAAGTCACCATTGAAGCGGGCGACCAGCGACGCAATATTTTCCTTCCTCCCCAGCTGAGCGGCCAATCCGTCAAAGGAGCCAAATTCCAAAATAGTTATTTAACTATTTCCTTCTAG
- a CDS encoding DUF2862 domain-containing protein, with protein sequence MEIGKTVRVRRLRDRAPVNVIGCLGKTGVIQGYKMVDGSGVGVVVKFEDKFATWFFEDELEPVNA encoded by the coding sequence ATGGAAATCGGTAAAACAGTCCGCGTGCGTCGTCTTCGGGATCGTGCGCCTGTAAATGTGATTGGATGCCTGGGTAAGACTGGCGTCATTCAGGGATACAAAATGGTAGATGGCAGCGGTGTGGGAGTGGTTGTAAAGTTTGAGGATAAGTTTGCTACCTGGTTCTTTGAAGACGAACTAGAACCCGTAAACGCTTAA